The following are from one region of the Aspergillus chevalieri M1 DNA, chromosome 1, nearly complete sequence genome:
- the ALG11 gene encoding alpha-1,2-mannosyltransferase ALG11 (BUSCO:EOG09262UB3;~CAZy:GT4;~COG:M;~EggNog:ENOG410PIAX;~InterPro:IPR001296,IPR038013,IPR031814;~PFAM:PF00534,PF15924,PF13692;~go_function: GO:0004377 - GDP-Man:Man3GlcNAc2-PP-Dol alpha-1,2-mannosyltransferase activity [Evidence IEA]), translating to MALLINILITLLTLAATSVILPTIPLSFLRLGLRGVGWFIRKRTRSRREYIISRVRAEEEEFQARGVEKSSPSTTQAEDEDWEKVDTSSVGTAGNNHNNGQEKKRDECWNGIIGFFHPFCNAGGGGERVLWEALRATQKRWPKAICVVYTGDHEVTKTALLERVENRFNIQLHAPTVVLLYLTTRRYVVPSMYPYMTLLGQSLGSLVTAYNAFNLLVPDIFIDTMGYAFTLAFSKMLFPSVPTGAYVHYPTISTDMLGSLDDETGLKGVNAGAGKGLRGQLKRRYWLAFARLYGWVGGHVDVVMCNSSWTAAHIRTIWGPSRTKQTHRDPTVIFPPTAVSELLSSITVNADTEPTREPIILYIAQFRPEKNHPLVLRSFARFLNNLKDNNPHNIQPRLVLIGSVRHSSPDETHIYNLRLLAHELRIRDSTTFLCDAPWPTILSHLGTASIGVNAMWNEHFGICVVEYQAAGLISVVHDSGGPREDIVIDLGDGATGFRATAEDEFAASFEAALALPREEKVAMRERARRSAVRFSEEKFGGRWIGAVGKLIECGKQ from the exons ATGGCACTTTTGATAAACATCTTGATcaccctcctcaccctcgCAGCGACGTCCGTCATCCTCCCCACGATCCCCTTGAGCTTCCTGCGCTTGGGCTTGCGCGGAGTGGGATGGTTCATTCGGAAGAGAACCAGATCGCGCAGGGAGTATATTATCTCACGGGTGCGagctgaggaggaagagttTCAAGCTAGAGGGGTTGAGAAGTCGTCACCGTCCACGACTCAGGCGGAAGATGAGGACTGGGAGAAGGTCGATACGTCTAGTGTAGGGACAGCTGGCAATAATCACAACAACGGccaagagaagaagagagatgAATGCTGGAATGGGATTATCGGGTTCTTTCATCCATTCTG CAACGCAGGTGGCGGAGGAGAACGTGTTCTCTGGGAAGCTCTGAGAGCGACGCAGAAACGATGGCCCAAGGCGATTTGCGTGGTATACACGGGTGATCACGAAGTTACCAAGACGGCGCTATTGGAGAGGGTCGAA AACCGGTTCAACATCCAACTGCATGCACCAACAGTGGTCTTGCTCTACCTTACAACGCGCAGATATGTCGTGCCCAGCATGTACCCCTACATGACGCTTTTGGGCCAGTCGCTGGGTTCGTTGGTTACTGCCTACAACGCATTCAACCTTCTCGTTCCGGACATATTCATTGACACCATGGGCTACGCATTCACTCTCGCATTCAGCAAAATGCTCTTCCCATCCGTCCCTACAGGTGCATATGTCCATTACCCCACCATTTCGACCGATATGCTTGGATCATTGGACGACGAGACTGGTCTCAAGGGCGTCAATGCCGGCGCGGGCAAGGGACTGCGGGGCCAGCTCAAGCGGAGGTACTGGCTTGCATTCGCGCGTCTGTACGGCTGGGTCGGAGGCCATGTGGACGTTGTCATGTGTAATTCTTCATGGACAGCAGCACACATCCGCACCATCTGGGGACCATCACGTACCAAGCAAACCCACCGCGACCCAACAGTCATCTTTCCTCCAACAGCCGTCTCGGAACTACTGTCAAGCATCACCGTCAACGCAGATACGGAACCCACCCGCGAACCCATAATCCTCTATATCGCGCAATTTCGCCCTGAAAAGAACCACCCCCTCGTCCTGCGCTCATTCGCTCGCTTCCTCAACAACCTCAAGGACAATAACCCCCACAACATCCAACCCCGCCTTGTCCTAATCGGCTCCGTCCGCCACTCCTCCCCTGACGAAACCCACATCTACAACCTCCGCCTCCTAGCCCACGAGCTCCGCATCCGCGACTCCACCACCTTTCTCTGCGATGCACCCTGGCCCACCATCCTCTCGCACCTGGGTACCGCTTCCATCGGCGTAAACGCTATGTGGAACGAGCACTTTGGCATCTGCGTCGTCGAGTACCAAGCCGCCGGTCTGATCAGCGTGGTACATGACTCCGGTGGTCCTAGGGAGGATATCGTGATCGATCTCGGAGACGGAGCGACGGGATTCCGGGCGACTGCGGAGGATGAGTTTGCGGCGTCGTTTGAGGCCGCGCTTGCACTTCCTAGAGAGGAAAAGGTTGCTATGCGGGAGAGGGCGAGGAGATCGGCGGTTCGGTTTAGTGAGGAGAAGTTTGGGGGGAGATGGATTGGGGCGGTTGGGAAGTTGATCGAGTGTGGTAAGCAGTAG
- the crzA gene encoding putative C2H2 transcription factor Crz1 (COG:K;~EggNog:ENOG410PIQA;~InterPro:IPR036236,IPR013087;~PFAM:PF00096,PF12874,PF13912) yields the protein MTSHDDPRVKSRSPSPHPHPYLDPNTNPNVQNTGASGTNSYNYSAGYLAAPHGLPQSFETSLLNQLEQSSSPNMPISSEENFSNLLNSNQADFDFSLYQNPASPSSTTAPEYDSSLLLDPQLNQQSRPSSQSINPADLVSPISSPQDTTHQHSPGPMSPPSSAGPYYTPQHSRHTSLDPSTAAFLTTGHSNSDWQSMMGSAAFQGHRRAPSEVSDVSSVAPSPYMSQHESFDGVENNPSPLLAPQNDPAYDNLGIESFTLSDQQHPQQLQGFSPAHSPYLSPQLMPQQGPEMIPNIPYVSAPADNNNNAQYPNPPTDMYGNADAFPNLQVPGDIGQASQMAPPSINVEFAPPSRDPTVTVSKSTDIDSLSPPARRIRSVSDPYTRTAPRPRSPSAASSLAPSTPGRSLSPFDPVTFNQSLSNPSSREPSPARSSRRQSTSSIERNYILDLADPQRPGATSNDRGRTQKHPATFQCHLCPKRFTRAYNLRSHLRTHTDERPFVCTVCGKAFARQHDRKRHEGLHSGEKKFVCRGDLSRGGHWGCGRRFARADALGRHFRSEAGRLCIKPLLDEESSERERVLVSHQQHQQTGHLQPIPPPLMVPDMNGPHTGNFVLPAALLAQYPALQTLQWDQIPSGAEDAGDIGGRNSFDASSGGEFGYEDDESGLSSVSGMSGGYPNQGNMYNQGQMF from the exons ATGACTTCTCACGACGACCCCCGGGTTAAAAGCCGCAGCCCCTcgcctcatcctcatccatatCTCGATCCCAATACCAACCCCAACGTCCAAAACACCGGCGCGTCGGGCACTAATTCCTACAACTACTCCGCTGGTTATCTTGCGGCCCCTCACGGCCTTCCACAGTCCTTCGAAACCAGCCTCCTCAATCAGTTGGAACAGTCTTCGTCGCCCAATATGCCCATCTCTTCAGAGGAGAATTTCTCCAATCTTCTTAATTCCAACCAAGCAGATTTCGACTTTTCCCTCTACCAGAACCCCGCCAGTCCGAGTAGTACTACCGCTCCCGAATATGACTCGTCCTTGCTGCTCGATCCCCAGCTTAACCAACAGTCCCGACCGTCTAGCCAGTCAATCAATCCCGCCGATTTGGTCAGTCCCATTTCTTCGCCCCAGGACACCACGCACCAGCACTCCCCGGGCCCCATGTCGCCTCCAAGCTCCGCAGGGCCGTATTATACCCCGCAGCATTCGCGCCATACATCCTTGGATCCGTCCACCGCTGCGTTTCTGACCACGGGACATTCCAATTCGGACTGGCAGTCTATGATGGGCAGCGCGGCGTTTCAGGGTCATCGTCGTGCGCCGTCTGAGGTGTCCGATGTCTCGTCCGTTGCGCCTTCGCCTTACATGTCGCAGCACGAATCTTTTGACGGCGTGGAGAACAACCCGTCCCCGTTGCTGGCGCCCCAGAACGACCCCGCCTACGATAACCTGGGAATCGAGTCTTTCACGCTGTCCGACCAGCAGCACCCGCAACAGCTTCAAGGCTTCAGTCCCGCTCACAGTCCGTATCTGTCTCCGCAACTGATGCCCCAGCAAGGACCGGAGATGATACCTAATATCCCTTACGTCTCTGCCCCAGCCgataacaacaacaatgcACAATATCCTAACCCTCCTACCGATATGTATGGCAACGCAGATGCGTTTCCAAACTTGCAAGTGCCGGGAGATATTGGTCAAGCATCGCAGATGGCCCCGCCGTCGATCAATGTCGAGTTTGCTCCTCCTTCGAGGGATCCTACTGTTACAGTTTCAAAGTCGACGGACATTGACTCTTTGAGTCCGCCAGCAC GCCGTATTCGCAGTGTTTCCGACCCATACACGCGCACAGCACCACGACCCCGATCTCCATCGGCCGCAAGTAGCTTGGCTCCTTCGACTCCTGGTCGATCTTTATCGCCATTTGACCCTGTCACCTTCAACCAGTCTCTGAGCAACCCTAGTTCCCGGGAGCCATCACCGGCCCGGTCCAGTCGCCGGCAGTCAACATCCTCCATTGAACGCAACTACATTCTGGATCTGGCCGATCCGCAACGGCCTGGAGCCACTTCCAACGACCGTGGACGGACACAGAAACATCCGGCAACTTTCCAATGCCACTTGTGCCCGAAGCGGTTCACACGAGCCTACAACCTGCGCTCTCACCTACGCACTCATACCGACGAAAGACCCTTTGTCTGCACCGTCTGCGGCAAAGCCTTCGCACGCCAACACGATCGCAAACGACACGAAGGCCTCCACTCCGGCGAAAAGAAATTCGTCTGTCGCGGCGACCTCTCCCGAGGCGGCCACTGGGGCTGCGGCCGCCGTTTCGCTCGCGCCGACGCCCTAGGCCGCCACTTCCGCTCCGAAGCCGGCCGTCTCTGCATCAAACCCTTACTCGACGAAGAATCTTCAGAGCGCGAACGCGTCCTCGTGAGCCATCAGCAACACCAGCAAACCGGCCATCTGCAACCCATCCCCCCGCCCCTCATGGTCCCTGACATGAACGGCCCGCACACGGGTAACTTTGTCCTCCCCGCCGCGCTTCTGGCGCAGTACCCCGCCCTGCAGACACTGCAGTGGGATCAGATCCCTTCTGGGGCAGAGGACGCCGGTGATATCGGGGGCCGGAACAGCTTTGACGCGAGTTCGGGGGGCGAGTTCGGGtacgaggatgatgagtCTGGGCTGAGCAGCGTGTCTGGGATGAGTGGAGGGTATCCTAACCAGGGAAATATGTATAACCAGGGACAGATGTTCTAA